One genomic segment of Brevibacillus laterosporus LMG 15441 includes these proteins:
- a CDS encoding DMT family transporter, whose translation MKAEKFFTHPAGIAVAATVTTFLWGSSFPFIKKSYEHLQIAKSDIFEQMLFAGYRFVLAALGILLVMFLLRKQLAYQTGSLKRLVRVGAFQTFLQYIFFYIGLSYSSGIQGSIIAGTTSFFQIILAHFMYKNDSLSIRKCVGLAIGFLGVIIVNLPSGGSMAITFGIGEICLLAAMFCGGLGNILSKQEAAHLDILYLTSYQMLLGGLGLLAVGARQVGIMPFQFDWDTSLMLLYLAFISGAGFVLWNNIMKYNKVGNVSMYLFLIPVFGVLLSSVMLQEAIHLVVLVALVCVAGGIIIVNKQRSATSATDHVEKAGKPLK comes from the coding sequence ATGAAAGCTGAAAAATTCTTTACACATCCCGCGGGTATTGCTGTTGCTGCCACAGTCACTACCTTTTTATGGGGAAGTTCTTTCCCGTTTATTAAAAAAAGCTATGAGCATTTACAGATCGCAAAGTCAGATATCTTTGAACAGATGCTTTTTGCTGGCTATCGTTTTGTGCTGGCCGCCCTTGGAATCTTATTGGTGATGTTTTTGCTTCGTAAACAGTTAGCGTATCAAACAGGCTCCTTGAAGCGATTGGTAAGGGTCGGAGCTTTTCAAACATTTTTGCAATATATCTTTTTTTATATTGGCCTTAGCTATAGTTCAGGGATTCAAGGCTCCATTATTGCAGGAACTACTTCCTTTTTTCAGATTATCCTAGCTCATTTTATGTATAAAAATGATTCATTAAGTATTCGAAAATGTGTGGGATTAGCGATTGGATTTCTAGGTGTTATTATTGTTAATTTACCGAGTGGAGGTTCAATGGCAATCACATTTGGAATAGGAGAGATTTGTTTATTGGCTGCTATGTTTTGTGGTGGGTTGGGAAATATTTTGTCAAAGCAGGAAGCAGCTCATCTCGATATTCTATATTTGACCTCGTATCAAATGCTACTAGGGGGATTAGGTTTACTTGCAGTTGGAGCTAGGCAGGTAGGGATAATGCCTTTTCAGTTTGATTGGGACACCAGCCTGATGTTGCTCTATTTGGCATTTATTTCAGGTGCTGGTTTTGTATTATGGAACAACATCATGAAGTACAACAAAGTAGGAAATGTTTCCATGTATTTATTTTTGATTCCCGTATTTGGAGTTCTTCTTTCCTCCGTTATGCTACAAGAAGCCATTCATCTCGTGGTATTAGTTGCTCTGGTTTGTGTAGCTGGCGGCATTATCATTGTTAATAAACAACGGTCCGCAACATCAGCTACAGATCATGTAGAAAAAGCTGGAAAACCATTGAAATAA
- a CDS encoding nitroreductase family protein, which yields MKHSEKSTWGQLHRKSQHAIDPIYLNRWSPRSFAEKPVEPEKLYRIFEAARWAPSGSNEQPWRYILARSPEDRATFLEFIMSGNTAWCDKAPVLALLLSHKLSSRNEPLRSHSFDAGTSWGYLALECVRQGLVTHAMGGFYPDKARELLKIPDEYEIEVVIAIGYQGEKEALSEAFQEREMPNSRRKLDETIFEGRFGDPFS from the coding sequence ATGAAACATAGTGAAAAATCTACATGGGGACAACTTCATCGCAAAAGTCAGCATGCGATTGATCCTATTTATTTAAATCGCTGGTCTCCACGCTCATTTGCGGAAAAGCCTGTCGAACCTGAAAAATTATATCGCATATTTGAAGCGGCACGTTGGGCTCCATCAGGTAGTAATGAACAGCCTTGGCGATATATTTTGGCTCGCTCACCAGAAGATCGGGCTACTTTTCTGGAATTTATTATGTCTGGTAATACCGCTTGGTGCGACAAGGCTCCTGTGCTTGCCCTTCTCTTATCTCACAAGCTTTCCTCACGTAATGAACCGCTTCGCTCTCATTCCTTTGATGCGGGCACATCATGGGGATATTTAGCACTAGAATGTGTTCGTCAGGGTCTGGTCACTCACGCAATGGGTGGCTTCTATCCTGACAAAGCCCGTGAGCTACTGAAGATTCCAGATGAATACGAGATTGAAGTCGTTATCGCTATTGGCTATCAGGGAGAAAAAGAAGCCTTATCAGAAGCCTTTCAAGAACGTGAGATGCCTAATTCTAGACGAAAATTAGACGAAACCATTTTTGAAGGCAGATTTGGAGATCCATTTTCCTAA